A part of Aegilops tauschii subsp. strangulata cultivar AL8/78 chromosome 2, Aet v6.0, whole genome shotgun sequence genomic DNA contains:
- the LOC109766686 gene encoding microtubule-associated protein TORTIFOLIA1 isoform X7, which yields MATAISKSSTKSHPRSPTTAQPPNPASAAAAAGAAPSKSAAMAELKSRVLSALAKLSDRDTHHIAVEELDRFIRSPPSPDAVPMLLHALASDTQGLASPARRESIRLLATLCAAHPDAAAPHLQKVMAHLSRRLKDTASDSSVRDACRDAAGQLAAVYLRPLAASAAGEAGNGTVALFVKPLFEVMGEQSKTVQSGAAACLAKTVEGAGPGPGVLAMFGKLGSRVFKLVGGQGVQAKGSLLNVIGSLAQVGAISPQNMQQTLQSIRDCLENSDWATRKAAADTLCVLATYSGHLIGDGAAPTIAALEACRFDKVRPVRDSVIDAVQLWKQLTEDGKTKEATGSETKLDSPSNNEKAKGSSIAEKAAVLLKKRPTLTDRELNPDFFQKLETRTTDDLAVEVVVPRKTLQSHLQSEDDPEEVDGDPVGAANSNGSADDEGSLTQVRASSSFQSVRNKWAGQRGNRNKDAKARPSDVEDRCETSAKDSAPMTIPGDGPFINNKTNWLVIQKQLSQLERQQTSLMNMLQDFMGGSHDSMVTLENRVRGLERVVEEMARDISLSSGRRGGGSTLGFDSSPGRSSAKYNGFHEYSNSKFGRGGDGRIGFADRYFSADGMASGVRSPSWRPDSEQWDSYAYSGSRSGMNSRRGLDSFSSDTRVPRNGNDQAGPRRGWDKGQGPFRFGEGPSARSAWRASKDEATLEAIRVAGEDNGSSRAAARVAIPELDGEALNDDSQGDGRGPLWESWTRAMDAIHVGDMDSAYAEVLSTGDAELLVKLMEQTGPVVDQLSNEVSNEVLHAVGQFLVEESFYDIALSWLQQTPGFSFGLE from the exons ATGGCGACCGCGATCTCCAAATCATCCACCAAATCGCATCCCAGGTCGCCCACCACCGCGCAGCCGCCGAACCCTGCCTCCGCCGCGGCCGCCGCTGGCGCGGCGCCGTCCAAGAGCGCTGCCATGGCGGAGCTCAAGTCGCGCGTGCTCTCCGCGCTCGCCAAGCTCTCTGACCGCGACACGCACCACATCGCCGTCGAGGAACTCGACCGCTTCATCCGGTCGCCGCCGTCCCCGGATGCCGTGCCCATGCTCCTCCACGCGCTGGCGTCCGACACCCAGGGGCTCGCCTCGCCGGCGCGGCGCGAGTCGATACGTCTCCTTGCCACGCTCTGCGCGGCGCACCCTGACGCCGCGGCGCCGCACCTGCAGAAGGTGATGGCGCATCTCTCGCGACGGCTCAAGGACACGGCCTCCGACTCGTCCGTGCGGGACGCGTGCCGCGACGCCGCGGGGCAACTAGCGGCGGTGTACCTCCGGCCGCTTGCTGCTTCAGCAGCTGGTGAGGCGGGAAATGGGACCGTCGCACTGTTCGTGAAGCCGCTCTTCGAGGTCATGGGAGAGCAGAGCAAGACTGTGCAGAGCGGGGCCGCGGCCTGCTTGGCAAAAACAGTGGAGGGGGCAGGCCCTGGACCTGGGGTGTTGGCGATGTTTGGGAAGCTCGGTTCCAGGGTTTTCAAGTTGGTCGGCGGACAGGGTGTGCAGGCCAAGGGGTCACTGCTCAATGTCATCGGAAGCTTAGCTCAG GTTGGAGCGATCAGTCCCCAGAATATGCAACAGACACTGCAAAGTATCCGTGACTGTCTTGAGAACAGTGATTGGGCTACCAGGAAAGCAGCTGCTGACACATTGTGTGTCCTGGCTACCTATTCAGGTCACTTGATAGGTGATGGGGCTGCTCCAACCATAGCTGCTCTTGAGGCTTGCCGTTTTGATAAG GTAAGGCCTGTCAGAGATAGCGTGATTGATGCTGTGCAGTTGTGGAAGCAATTAACAG AAGATGGTAAAACTAAGGAAGCAACTGGCAGTGAAACGAAGCTGGATTCACCTAGCAATAATGAGAAAGCAAAGGGCAGTAGCATAGCTGAAAAAGCAgcagttctcttgaagaaaagaCCTACACTAACTGACAGGGAACTGAACCCTGATTTTTTTCAAAAGCTTGAGACGAGAACCACAGATGACTTGGCTGTTGAGGTGGTAGTTCCCCGCAAGACTCTACAATCTCATCTACAAAGCGAAGATGATCCAGAGGAAGTAGATGGCGATCCTGTTGGTGCAGCTAATAGCAATGGATCTGCAGATGATGAAGGAAGCCTGACTCAAGTGCGGGCTAGCTCTAGTTTTCAAAGTGTTCGAAATAAATGGGCTGGCCAAAGAGGAAATAGAAACAAAGACGCAAAGGCTAGACCATCTGATGTTGAAGATAGGTGTGAAACCAGTGCAAAAGATTCTGCACCAATGACTATACCAGGAGATGGCCCCTTCATAAATAATAAAACAAACTGGTTAGTCATACAGAAGCAGTTATCACAGTTGGAGAGACAGCAAACAAGTCTCATGAACATGTTGCAG GATTTCATGGGAGGATCTCATGACAGCATGGTTACTCTCGAAAACAGAGTACGTGGTCTTGAGAGGGTTGTCGAGGAAATGGCTAGGGATATATCATTGTCATCAGGCAGGAGAGGTGGTGGTTCAACCCTGGGCTTTGATTCATCTCCTGGCAGATCATCTGCGAAATACAATGGGTTTCATGAGTATTCTAATTCGAAATTTGGTAGGGGTGGCGATGGAAGGATAGGATTCGCCGATAGGTATTTTTCTGCAGATGGCATGGCTTCTGGTGTAAGAAGCCCATCCTGGAGACCAGATTCTGAGCAATGGGATTCATACGCTTATTCTGGATCACGAAGCGGAATGAATTCCAGGAGAGGATTAGATTCTTTTTCATCTGACACCAGGGTACCCAGAAATGGTAATGATCAAGCGGGTCCGAGGCGAGGATGGGACAAAGGACAGGGGCCATTTAGGTTTGGGGAGGGTCCTTCTGCTCGAAGTGCATGGAGGGCCTCGAAAGATGAGGCGACACTGGAAGCTATTAGAGTAGCTGGTGAAGATAATGGAAGTTCAAGGGCTGCTGCAAGAGTTGCAATTCCTGAGCTTGATGGTGAGGCTTTGAATGATGACAGTCAAGGGGATGGAAGAGGTCCACTTTGGGAATCCTGGACTCGCGCGATGGATGCTATTCATGTTGGTGACATGGATTCGGCTTATGCTGAGGTTCTTTCAACTGGAGATGCTGAGCTACTTGTAAAGTTAATGGAGCAAACTGGACCAGTCGTCGATCAACTGTCGAACGAGGTTTCAAATGAGGTTCTACATGCTGTTGGACAATTCCTTGTAGAAGAAAGCTTCTATGATATAGCTTTGAGTTGGCTTCAGCAG ACTCCTGGCTTTTCATTTGGTCTAGAATGA
- the LOC109766686 gene encoding TORTIFOLIA1-like protein 1 isoform X1, producing the protein MATAISKSSTKSHPRSPTTAQPPNPASAAAAAGAAPSKSAAMAELKSRVLSALAKLSDRDTHHIAVEELDRFIRSPPSPDAVPMLLHALASDTQGLASPARRESIRLLATLCAAHPDAAAPHLQKVMAHLSRRLKDTASDSSVRDACRDAAGQLAAVYLRPLAASAAGEAGNGTVALFVKPLFEVMGEQSKTVQSGAAACLAKTVEGAGPGPGVLAMFGKLGSRVFKLVGGQGVQAKGSLLNVIGSLAQVGAISPQNMQQTLQSIRDCLENSDWATRKAAADTLCVLATYSGHLIGDGAAPTIAALEACRFDKVRPVRDSVIDAVQLWKQLTGEDTNEDGKTKEATGSETKLDSPSNNEKAKGSSIAEKAAVLLKKRPTLTDRELNPDFFQKLETRTTDDLAVEVVVPRKTLQSHLQSEDDPEEVDGDPVGAANSNGSADDEGSLTQVRASSSFQSVRNKWAGQRGNRNKDAKARPSDVEDRCETSAKDSAPMTIPGDGPFINNKTNWLVIQKQLSQLERQQTSLMNMLQDFMGGSHDSMVTLENRVRGLERVVEEMARDISLSSGRRGGGSTLGFDSSPGRSSAKYNGFHEYSNSKFGRGGDGRIGFADRYFSADGMASGVRSPSWRPDSEQWDSYAYSGSRSGMNSRRGLDSFSSDTRVPRNGNDQAGPRRGWDKGQGPFRFGEGPSARSAWRASKDEATLEAIRVAGEDNGSSRAAARVAIPELDGEALNDDSQGDGRGPLWESWTRAMDAIHVGDMDSAYAEVLSTGDAELLVKLMEQTGPVVDQLSNEVSNEVLHAVGQFLVEESFYDIALSWLQQLTDLVMENGSDYLGIPRDAKNDLLFGLHEATAIELPDDWEGATPVQIMKQLASSWRIDLQQLIN; encoded by the exons ATGGCGACCGCGATCTCCAAATCATCCACCAAATCGCATCCCAGGTCGCCCACCACCGCGCAGCCGCCGAACCCTGCCTCCGCCGCGGCCGCCGCTGGCGCGGCGCCGTCCAAGAGCGCTGCCATGGCGGAGCTCAAGTCGCGCGTGCTCTCCGCGCTCGCCAAGCTCTCTGACCGCGACACGCACCACATCGCCGTCGAGGAACTCGACCGCTTCATCCGGTCGCCGCCGTCCCCGGATGCCGTGCCCATGCTCCTCCACGCGCTGGCGTCCGACACCCAGGGGCTCGCCTCGCCGGCGCGGCGCGAGTCGATACGTCTCCTTGCCACGCTCTGCGCGGCGCACCCTGACGCCGCGGCGCCGCACCTGCAGAAGGTGATGGCGCATCTCTCGCGACGGCTCAAGGACACGGCCTCCGACTCGTCCGTGCGGGACGCGTGCCGCGACGCCGCGGGGCAACTAGCGGCGGTGTACCTCCGGCCGCTTGCTGCTTCAGCAGCTGGTGAGGCGGGAAATGGGACCGTCGCACTGTTCGTGAAGCCGCTCTTCGAGGTCATGGGAGAGCAGAGCAAGACTGTGCAGAGCGGGGCCGCGGCCTGCTTGGCAAAAACAGTGGAGGGGGCAGGCCCTGGACCTGGGGTGTTGGCGATGTTTGGGAAGCTCGGTTCCAGGGTTTTCAAGTTGGTCGGCGGACAGGGTGTGCAGGCCAAGGGGTCACTGCTCAATGTCATCGGAAGCTTAGCTCAG GTTGGAGCGATCAGTCCCCAGAATATGCAACAGACACTGCAAAGTATCCGTGACTGTCTTGAGAACAGTGATTGGGCTACCAGGAAAGCAGCTGCTGACACATTGTGTGTCCTGGCTACCTATTCAGGTCACTTGATAGGTGATGGGGCTGCTCCAACCATAGCTGCTCTTGAGGCTTGCCGTTTTGATAAG GTAAGGCCTGTCAGAGATAGCGTGATTGATGCTGTGCAGTTGTGGAAGCAATTAACAGGTGAAGATACAAATG AAGATGGTAAAACTAAGGAAGCAACTGGCAGTGAAACGAAGCTGGATTCACCTAGCAATAATGAGAAAGCAAAGGGCAGTAGCATAGCTGAAAAAGCAgcagttctcttgaagaaaagaCCTACACTAACTGACAGGGAACTGAACCCTGATTTTTTTCAAAAGCTTGAGACGAGAACCACAGATGACTTGGCTGTTGAGGTGGTAGTTCCCCGCAAGACTCTACAATCTCATCTACAAAGCGAAGATGATCCAGAGGAAGTAGATGGCGATCCTGTTGGTGCAGCTAATAGCAATGGATCTGCAGATGATGAAGGAAGCCTGACTCAAGTGCGGGCTAGCTCTAGTTTTCAAAGTGTTCGAAATAAATGGGCTGGCCAAAGAGGAAATAGAAACAAAGACGCAAAGGCTAGACCATCTGATGTTGAAGATAGGTGTGAAACCAGTGCAAAAGATTCTGCACCAATGACTATACCAGGAGATGGCCCCTTCATAAATAATAAAACAAACTGGTTAGTCATACAGAAGCAGTTATCACAGTTGGAGAGACAGCAAACAAGTCTCATGAACATGTTGCAG GATTTCATGGGAGGATCTCATGACAGCATGGTTACTCTCGAAAACAGAGTACGTGGTCTTGAGAGGGTTGTCGAGGAAATGGCTAGGGATATATCATTGTCATCAGGCAGGAGAGGTGGTGGTTCAACCCTGGGCTTTGATTCATCTCCTGGCAGATCATCTGCGAAATACAATGGGTTTCATGAGTATTCTAATTCGAAATTTGGTAGGGGTGGCGATGGAAGGATAGGATTCGCCGATAGGTATTTTTCTGCAGATGGCATGGCTTCTGGTGTAAGAAGCCCATCCTGGAGACCAGATTCTGAGCAATGGGATTCATACGCTTATTCTGGATCACGAAGCGGAATGAATTCCAGGAGAGGATTAGATTCTTTTTCATCTGACACCAGGGTACCCAGAAATGGTAATGATCAAGCGGGTCCGAGGCGAGGATGGGACAAAGGACAGGGGCCATTTAGGTTTGGGGAGGGTCCTTCTGCTCGAAGTGCATGGAGGGCCTCGAAAGATGAGGCGACACTGGAAGCTATTAGAGTAGCTGGTGAAGATAATGGAAGTTCAAGGGCTGCTGCAAGAGTTGCAATTCCTGAGCTTGATGGTGAGGCTTTGAATGATGACAGTCAAGGGGATGGAAGAGGTCCACTTTGGGAATCCTGGACTCGCGCGATGGATGCTATTCATGTTGGTGACATGGATTCGGCTTATGCTGAGGTTCTTTCAACTGGAGATGCTGAGCTACTTGTAAAGTTAATGGAGCAAACTGGACCAGTCGTCGATCAACTGTCGAACGAGGTTTCAAATGAGGTTCTACATGCTGTTGGACAATTCCTTGTAGAAGAAAGCTTCTATGATATAGCTTTGAGTTGGCTTCAGCAG TTGACTGATCTGGTGATGGAAAATGGATCCGACTATCTTGGAATCCCTCGAGATGCAAAGAATGACCTCTTATTCGGACTTCACGAAGCTACTGCCATCGAGCTGCCTGATGATTGGGAGGGGGCGACACCAGTTCAGATAATGAAGCAGCTAGCCTCATCGTGGCGCATCGATCTGCAGCAGCTTATTAATTAG
- the LOC109766686 gene encoding TORTIFOLIA1-like protein 1 isoform X2: MATAISKSSTKSHPRSPTTAQPPNPASAAAAAGAAPSKSAAMAELKSRVLSALAKLSDRDTHHIAVEELDRFIRSPPSPDAVPMLLHALASDTQGLASPARRESIRLLATLCAAHPDAAAPHLQKVMAHLSRRLKDTASDSSVRDACRDAAGQLAAVYLRPLAASAAGEAGNGTVALFVKPLFEVMGEQSKTVQSGAAACLAKTVEGAGPGPGVLAMFGKLGSRVFKLVGGQGVQAKGSLLNVIGSLAQVGAISPQNMQQTLQSIRDCLENSDWATRKAAADTLCVLATYSGHLIGDGAAPTIAALEACRFDKVRPVRDSVIDAVQLWKQLTGEDTNDGKTKEATGSETKLDSPSNNEKAKGSSIAEKAAVLLKKRPTLTDRELNPDFFQKLETRTTDDLAVEVVVPRKTLQSHLQSEDDPEEVDGDPVGAANSNGSADDEGSLTQVRASSSFQSVRNKWAGQRGNRNKDAKARPSDVEDRCETSAKDSAPMTIPGDGPFINNKTNWLVIQKQLSQLERQQTSLMNMLQDFMGGSHDSMVTLENRVRGLERVVEEMARDISLSSGRRGGGSTLGFDSSPGRSSAKYNGFHEYSNSKFGRGGDGRIGFADRYFSADGMASGVRSPSWRPDSEQWDSYAYSGSRSGMNSRRGLDSFSSDTRVPRNGNDQAGPRRGWDKGQGPFRFGEGPSARSAWRASKDEATLEAIRVAGEDNGSSRAAARVAIPELDGEALNDDSQGDGRGPLWESWTRAMDAIHVGDMDSAYAEVLSTGDAELLVKLMEQTGPVVDQLSNEVSNEVLHAVGQFLVEESFYDIALSWLQQLTDLVMENGSDYLGIPRDAKNDLLFGLHEATAIELPDDWEGATPVQIMKQLASSWRIDLQQLIN; encoded by the exons ATGGCGACCGCGATCTCCAAATCATCCACCAAATCGCATCCCAGGTCGCCCACCACCGCGCAGCCGCCGAACCCTGCCTCCGCCGCGGCCGCCGCTGGCGCGGCGCCGTCCAAGAGCGCTGCCATGGCGGAGCTCAAGTCGCGCGTGCTCTCCGCGCTCGCCAAGCTCTCTGACCGCGACACGCACCACATCGCCGTCGAGGAACTCGACCGCTTCATCCGGTCGCCGCCGTCCCCGGATGCCGTGCCCATGCTCCTCCACGCGCTGGCGTCCGACACCCAGGGGCTCGCCTCGCCGGCGCGGCGCGAGTCGATACGTCTCCTTGCCACGCTCTGCGCGGCGCACCCTGACGCCGCGGCGCCGCACCTGCAGAAGGTGATGGCGCATCTCTCGCGACGGCTCAAGGACACGGCCTCCGACTCGTCCGTGCGGGACGCGTGCCGCGACGCCGCGGGGCAACTAGCGGCGGTGTACCTCCGGCCGCTTGCTGCTTCAGCAGCTGGTGAGGCGGGAAATGGGACCGTCGCACTGTTCGTGAAGCCGCTCTTCGAGGTCATGGGAGAGCAGAGCAAGACTGTGCAGAGCGGGGCCGCGGCCTGCTTGGCAAAAACAGTGGAGGGGGCAGGCCCTGGACCTGGGGTGTTGGCGATGTTTGGGAAGCTCGGTTCCAGGGTTTTCAAGTTGGTCGGCGGACAGGGTGTGCAGGCCAAGGGGTCACTGCTCAATGTCATCGGAAGCTTAGCTCAG GTTGGAGCGATCAGTCCCCAGAATATGCAACAGACACTGCAAAGTATCCGTGACTGTCTTGAGAACAGTGATTGGGCTACCAGGAAAGCAGCTGCTGACACATTGTGTGTCCTGGCTACCTATTCAGGTCACTTGATAGGTGATGGGGCTGCTCCAACCATAGCTGCTCTTGAGGCTTGCCGTTTTGATAAG GTAAGGCCTGTCAGAGATAGCGTGATTGATGCTGTGCAGTTGTGGAAGCAATTAACAGGTGAAGATACAAATG ATGGTAAAACTAAGGAAGCAACTGGCAGTGAAACGAAGCTGGATTCACCTAGCAATAATGAGAAAGCAAAGGGCAGTAGCATAGCTGAAAAAGCAgcagttctcttgaagaaaagaCCTACACTAACTGACAGGGAACTGAACCCTGATTTTTTTCAAAAGCTTGAGACGAGAACCACAGATGACTTGGCTGTTGAGGTGGTAGTTCCCCGCAAGACTCTACAATCTCATCTACAAAGCGAAGATGATCCAGAGGAAGTAGATGGCGATCCTGTTGGTGCAGCTAATAGCAATGGATCTGCAGATGATGAAGGAAGCCTGACTCAAGTGCGGGCTAGCTCTAGTTTTCAAAGTGTTCGAAATAAATGGGCTGGCCAAAGAGGAAATAGAAACAAAGACGCAAAGGCTAGACCATCTGATGTTGAAGATAGGTGTGAAACCAGTGCAAAAGATTCTGCACCAATGACTATACCAGGAGATGGCCCCTTCATAAATAATAAAACAAACTGGTTAGTCATACAGAAGCAGTTATCACAGTTGGAGAGACAGCAAACAAGTCTCATGAACATGTTGCAG GATTTCATGGGAGGATCTCATGACAGCATGGTTACTCTCGAAAACAGAGTACGTGGTCTTGAGAGGGTTGTCGAGGAAATGGCTAGGGATATATCATTGTCATCAGGCAGGAGAGGTGGTGGTTCAACCCTGGGCTTTGATTCATCTCCTGGCAGATCATCTGCGAAATACAATGGGTTTCATGAGTATTCTAATTCGAAATTTGGTAGGGGTGGCGATGGAAGGATAGGATTCGCCGATAGGTATTTTTCTGCAGATGGCATGGCTTCTGGTGTAAGAAGCCCATCCTGGAGACCAGATTCTGAGCAATGGGATTCATACGCTTATTCTGGATCACGAAGCGGAATGAATTCCAGGAGAGGATTAGATTCTTTTTCATCTGACACCAGGGTACCCAGAAATGGTAATGATCAAGCGGGTCCGAGGCGAGGATGGGACAAAGGACAGGGGCCATTTAGGTTTGGGGAGGGTCCTTCTGCTCGAAGTGCATGGAGGGCCTCGAAAGATGAGGCGACACTGGAAGCTATTAGAGTAGCTGGTGAAGATAATGGAAGTTCAAGGGCTGCTGCAAGAGTTGCAATTCCTGAGCTTGATGGTGAGGCTTTGAATGATGACAGTCAAGGGGATGGAAGAGGTCCACTTTGGGAATCCTGGACTCGCGCGATGGATGCTATTCATGTTGGTGACATGGATTCGGCTTATGCTGAGGTTCTTTCAACTGGAGATGCTGAGCTACTTGTAAAGTTAATGGAGCAAACTGGACCAGTCGTCGATCAACTGTCGAACGAGGTTTCAAATGAGGTTCTACATGCTGTTGGACAATTCCTTGTAGAAGAAAGCTTCTATGATATAGCTTTGAGTTGGCTTCAGCAG TTGACTGATCTGGTGATGGAAAATGGATCCGACTATCTTGGAATCCCTCGAGATGCAAAGAATGACCTCTTATTCGGACTTCACGAAGCTACTGCCATCGAGCTGCCTGATGATTGGGAGGGGGCGACACCAGTTCAGATAATGAAGCAGCTAGCCTCATCGTGGCGCATCGATCTGCAGCAGCTTATTAATTAG